In one window of Erythrolamprus reginae isolate rEryReg1 chromosome 1, rEryReg1.hap1, whole genome shotgun sequence DNA:
- the FSAF1 gene encoding uncharacterized protein C1orf131 homolog: MVGLAGGQSPSPEEDEKEDFALAAGLLDTVLGSLYDFGESPPEKCKRKRNKKRHSQQLTTTVDTPTISLVNLEHSTSSLGKTKNVSNFFDSLKDELASVNQKECVLGSSSPHPLPFKSAQEEKATEVEVVTFQRRPKKKKAKLEKPGSDVPKANMAAEESRMDTQEFHLEKARLEVHRLGITGFTKKEQRELEQERAIMLGAKPPKKEYVNYKILQEQIKGKQAAKKKENMMENKSDSLKRRKKRGHEERKSKKTKQNILPTGQLGKFKNGTLILQRGDVRKIKSSKLNK; encoded by the exons ATGGTGGGACTCGCGGGCGGGCAGAGCCCGTCGCCTGAAGAGGACGAGAAGGAGGACTTCGCTTTGGCAGCAGGGCTGCTGGACACCGTCCTCGGTTCGTTGTATGACTTCG GTGAATCACCACCAGAGAAATGCAAAAGGAAAAGGAACAAGAAAAGACACTCTCAACAGTTGACCACAACGGTGGACACGCCTACTATATCACTTGTCAATCTTGAACATTCTACATCTTCCTTGGGCAAGACAAAAAATGTGTCCAACTTCTTTGACAGTCTGAAAGATGAACTGGCAAGTGTTAATCAGAAAGAATGTGTCTTGGGTTCCAGTTCTCCGCACCCACTCCCATTCAAAAGTGCTCAAGAAGAAAAGGCAACGGAGGTTGAAGTTGTGACATTCCAGCGTCGACCCAAAAAGAAGAAAGCTAAACTAGAAAAACCTGGAAGTGATGTTCCAAAG GCAAACATGGCTGCTGAAGAATCACGTATGGACACCCAAGAATTTCACTTGGAAAAA GCTCGCTTGGAAGTCCACCGTCTTGGAATTACAGGATTTAcaaagaaagaacagagagaattGGAGCAAGAACGTGCTATCATGTTGGGGGCAAAG CCTCCGAAAAAGGAATATGTGAACTACAAAATTCTTCAAGAGCAAATCAAAGGAAAACAAGcagcaaagaagaaagaaaatatgatG GAAAATAAATCTGATTCtctgaagaggaggaaaaaaagagggcaTGAAGAGAG aaaatccaAGAAGACAAAACAGAACATATTGCCAACAGGACAGTTgggaaaatttaaaaatggaacTTTGATTCTTCAACGTGGTGACGTAAGGAAGATCAAATCTTCCAAGTTGAATAAATGA